CTGGATGCTGGCCGACTATCCGGACAGTCGGCCGACGGCACACGGACTTCTCGACCGTGGATACGTTCACGGTGTCGCAGGAACCGAACTCGACGCCGATGCGGTCGCGATCGAAGACTGGCTTCCGGAGACACTTGAGGCCGAATCCCGACTCGTACTCAAACAACTCCGTGGAGAGGGCGGCAATCAGGTGATCGTCTGCAGTCACGATACGGACGGGTACCGCATCGACGGAGAACCGGTCGACGAAGCCGAACTCTGCGAGCAACTCGAACCACTCTCGAGCTATCTGGTGTCTGCGTACGTCGACCAGCACGACTACGCGGCCGAGCTGTATCCTGATTCGCCCAACACGATCCGGATCCTCACTGTCTGGGACGACGAAACCGACGACCTGTACGTGCCCGCGGCCTGTCAGCGGATCGGAACCGATTCATCTCGCCCCGTGGACAACTTCGGTGCGGGTGGTATCGCGGCGAACCTCGACGTCGAGACCGGTGTACTCGGGCAAGCAGTCCAGTATCCGTTCGGAGGATCCGTGTCCCGGTTCGAGAACCACCCGAATACCGGTGAGCGAATCGTGGGTGTCTCGATTCCGCATTGGGACCGGATCAGGACTACCGTCGAAGAGATTGCCCGCGACAATACGAACATCCCGATTATTGGCTGGGATGTCCTGCTGTCAGAGTCGGGTGAGCCGACAATTATCGAGGCCAACACCGGGACGCATCTCGATGTTCTACAGGCCCATCGCCCCTTGCTGGCGGATCCAGACGTTACTCGAGTTGTCTCGCGGTACTTGCCCGAGGTCCAGTACCAAGCTGCTCCCGCACCCTGACCTCGCTGCTGGTTACGAAGACGGTGCAACCCTCGTATTCGAACCGGAATTCTCGCCTCTGATCCGATGGAGACCCGAACAGCGCCTCGAGTGCATCTGGATCGATGACGTTCGCCAGCGGCTCGAGTTCCTTCGGTGAAATACCCTTTGTTTTAGCAACGGAGTTTACAATATTATGGGTTATAGGTTCAACGAGGTCAGGTTCTCGCATAGGATTCTGTAACTCGGTAAATGATAAAAGCTCCCTTCAGAATTCCTGATAAGTGAGAAATGCTCTCCGTCGCCGAGATCACAAGGGTACTTGCGGGCACGGAGACTCCGCTCGGGTGACGTCGTCACGACCGCGTCGGGGGAAGAATCGATCCTGTTTATATACATATCGAGGCGAATACCCCGACCCACCGTGGTCAGGGATGAAGCCGTCACACCAGGATACAAACCATTAAGTCGATATATCGCTAATCAGCAGACAGCGATGGAATACAGTCACCGCTACCGCGCCTACCCGACAGACGAGGTAGCGGAGCGGCTGGAACACCATCTCGATGTGCATCGCCAACTCTACAACCACGTCCGCTGGGAGTACGAGAACAGCCCAGCGGACGACAAGCCCAGCGAGTACGACCAGAACAACAACCTCCCCGAGTGGAAACAGCGGTGGCCGATATTTGCTGAATTGCACTCGAAAGCCGCCCAAGCCACCGTCGCACGCTTCTACCACAATCTCACCATCCTGCGCAAACTCAAAGAGAAGGGGTACGACGTCGGTCGGCTCACACGCCAAGCGCCCAGTGAGTACCGGAGCGTGACGTACAACCAGTCTGGTTTCGACCTCGATGAAAAGAGGGGCCACGACACGGACGCCTACGTCCGCTTCAGCAAGATCGGGTGGGTGAAAATCCGATACTCACGTCCAATCCCTGACCACGCCACGATCAACGAAGTCACGTTCAAGAAGGAGACGACCGGCGAGTGGTTCGTCTCTTTCGGGCTGGAAACCGATGATGCCGTTCTGCCCGAGAAGCCCGACGTGGATTCGCTGGACGCGAGCAACAGCGTGGGGATCGACCTTGGCATCCAGAAATACATCCATACCTCGGACGGGACGACTGTGGAGTGGCTCGACCTCGAAGACGAATACGAGCGACTCCGGCGCGAGCAACGGAACCTCTCGCGGAAAGAACACGGGTCGAACAACTGGGAGAACCAACGGAAGCAGGTCGCCAAAGTCAAGCGTCACATCCGGCGCAAAGTGCTGGACTACCAGCACAAAATAACGACGTGTCTCGTCCGCGAGTACGACGCGGTGTTTGTCGAGGACTTAGACGTCACGGAGATGTTGGAGCAGTCGCACAATGCTCGGAACAAGCAAGATGCGGCATGGCGACAATTCATTCAACTCCTCGAATACAAGGCCGACCTGTACGGGTGTCACGTCGTGCAGGTCGAACCCAAGGGGACAACGAAAGAGTGCGCTCGATGTGGTGTGGAGACGGCGAAGCCGATCTGGGTCAGGGACCACTCCTGTCCGAGTTGTGGATTCGAGACGGATCGGGATGCGAATGCTGCGATGAACGTCCTCAAACGGGGGTTTGCTGCACTAGGGCTGGGATGGCCCGAATCAACGCCTGTGGAGACCGTGACCGCTACGGACACGGATGACATCCATGAAGTGTCTGCAAGTCACGTCGTCGAAACAGGAAGCCTGTCCTCGTGAGAGCAGGATTCCCCGCGCCACCGTGCGCGGGGAACATTCAATTGTCGGTGCCACTCTCGGCGAGGGTCGTCGCGATTTCCGCAACCTGCTCGGGGTCGTTGGTCCAGACCCCGTCGTACCCGTCCGCTTGCTCCCGTGCGAGCAGTCCACAGGCCTGCATCTCGTCAGTACCGCCGTCGAACGCGAGGACCCAGTGACGATCGATCCCCTCGGCCGGCTGGCCGTGGTAGGTCACTCCCTGGATCTCCGGTGGCTTCCAGTCGGCGACGCCGTAGATATGAATGTCGAGGTCCGTGTCGGTCGCGAGCGTTCGATACACGTCGGCCTGGGACTCGAACGTCGAGAGCGCCTGGAAGCTCACCCGGAGCGTCCCGCGTCCGACGCGATAGGCGCGGTCTTCGATCTCCCGACTGACCGCGAGCAGTTCGCGTCGAGTCATTCCTCTGACCAGCGTGTCGTCGATCAGATCGAAGACAGCGCTGTAGCCCGCCGCGACTTCCTCGCGCTCGGTCGGCCGGACGAGCGGCGGTTCGAGCAACCCTTCGAGTGCCGTGACTCCCAGTGATCCCACGAACTCGCCGTCCGCCTCGAGGACGACGAACGGGTCCGGACCGCCCGGAGGCAGGTGGCGGTGTTCGACGGTGACGCCGTGTGCGTCGAACCACTCCTCGATGTCGGTTGGCCCACCGCTTCGATAAACCGTAAGCCGGTACTCAGTGGATTGCAACTCCTGGAAGTACGATTCGAACATCGTTACGAACGGCTGGCTTCGACACTCCGGCGGACGATGTCCCGGACAAGAGGTTCGAGCGACTCGGGCGTGACTGCCCCGCTCTCGCGGTCCCAGGCTACCAGGCCTGCCTCGACGAGCAACGGTAGATGGATATGGTGGAGCGCGAGATGGTGCTTCGTGTGATCGGCAGGAGTGCTCATCGTTCCTCTTTGGGTGGCCTCCCACCCCGTGAGAACAGTGGCGAGTTCCTCGATCGGGGTCTCCCCTTCTTCGAGCAAGTGATACAGCACCCGGCGTCGCTGGACCGACGAGAGCGCGTCGTAGAACCGATCCTCGGACAACCGTGAGTCGCTGCTACTGGCGGCTCTTCGATCGGTCTTCTCAGGAGCGACCATACACTATTATTCATTATAGATCAATATAATCATTCCCCTATGGGTGCTACTATCCGATACGTCTGTGGCCGGTGACGATCCTGTCCAAACGAGTTGGTCTCGCTCGGGCGGTCCGTCTCTCCAGTTGCGGACTACCAGATTTCCGTGCCCGCCGCCAGAGACGAGCGTGTCGTCCCCGGGGTGGACTCATCCAGCCGATCCAGCAGTGCCGCCGGCGGCCCGATCCACGCGCCGACGTCCTGAGCGTGTTCGATCAATCGACGGTACAGCCGTCGATAACCCGGGAACTCCCGTTCGTTGAAATACCGCGGGTGCCACAGCACCGTCATCACGGCGTCGTTCTCGCGCGCCTCGGCGACGAGATCCGCACAGGCCTGCCAGGCCGCCTGGGGTCGTGACGCGGGATCGGG
This window of the Halapricum desulfuricans genome carries:
- a CDS encoding sugar-transfer associated ATP-grasp domain-containing protein, with amino-acid sequence MNAHEAVKSLYLRAGRVVLDNKLLDAKWFVEQEINTWTDWMDVPVRRRLPLWRQGFLSPNIQLYDLENTDPEKYLSHLQAFRLYARANGDHRYLVDDKLSQHWMLADYPDSRPTAHGLLDRGYVHGVAGTELDADAVAIEDWLPETLEAESRLVLKQLRGEGGNQVIVCSHDTDGYRIDGEPVDEAELCEQLEPLSSYLVSAYVDQHDYAAELYPDSPNTIRILTVWDDETDDLYVPAACQRIGTDSSRPVDNFGAGGIAANLDVETGVLGQAVQYPFGGSVSRFENHPNTGERIVGVSIPHWDRIRTTVEEIARDNTNIPIIGWDVLLSESGEPTIIEANTGTHLDVLQAHRPLLADPDVTRVVSRYLPEVQYQAAPAP
- a CDS encoding RNA-guided endonuclease InsQ/TnpB family protein produces the protein MEYSHRYRAYPTDEVAERLEHHLDVHRQLYNHVRWEYENSPADDKPSEYDQNNNLPEWKQRWPIFAELHSKAAQATVARFYHNLTILRKLKEKGYDVGRLTRQAPSEYRSVTYNQSGFDLDEKRGHDTDAYVRFSKIGWVKIRYSRPIPDHATINEVTFKKETTGEWFVSFGLETDDAVLPEKPDVDSLDASNSVGIDLGIQKYIHTSDGTTVEWLDLEDEYERLRREQRNLSRKEHGSNNWENQRKQVAKVKRHIRRKVLDYQHKITTCLVREYDAVFVEDLDVTEMLEQSHNARNKQDAAWRQFIQLLEYKADLYGCHVVQVEPKGTTKECARCGVETAKPIWVRDHSCPSCGFETDRDANAAMNVLKRGFAALGLGWPESTPVETVTATDTDDIHEVSASHVVETGSLSS
- a CDS encoding DICT sensory domain-containing protein; the protein is MFESYFQELQSTEYRLTVYRSGGPTDIEEWFDAHGVTVEHRHLPPGGPDPFVVLEADGEFVGSLGVTALEGLLEPPLVRPTEREEVAAGYSAVFDLIDDTLVRGMTRRELLAVSREIEDRAYRVGRGTLRVSFQALSTFESQADVYRTLATDTDLDIHIYGVADWKPPEIQGVTYHGQPAEGIDRHWVLAFDGGTDEMQACGLLAREQADGYDGVWTNDPEQVAEIATTLAESGTDN
- a CDS encoding DUF7344 domain-containing protein; translation: MVAPEKTDRRAASSSDSRLSEDRFYDALSSVQRRRVLYHLLEEGETPIEELATVLTGWEATQRGTMSTPADHTKHHLALHHIHLPLLVEAGLVAWDRESGAVTPESLEPLVRDIVRRSVEASRS
- a CDS encoding HalOD1 output domain-containing protein — translated: MREPDLVEPITHNIVNSVAKTKGISPKELEPLANVIDPDALEALFGSPSDQRREFRFEYEGCTVFVTSSEVRVREQLGTGPRASTARQLE